The genomic region gtggggggctgtGCATGGGGCGCGGCTGGTATTCTGCTAACACCCCCTGAGAGGAAATCTGGTTCTGGCCCCCATCTCGCACTTGGGATTGGGCTGAGGGATGACAAATAGAGGTTAAGCACTGAAACCTGCCCTTGCTGGTGTGCAGACTGAAGGTCTGTCTTAAAAAAGAGCTGTGTGTGAATGTGGACACCTGGACTGGTGACGGTTGGCAGCAAATTACTATATGAAGGAAAAGTCTGGCTGGACAGAGTCGGGAATGAAGGCACTGCGGAGGACAGCTGAGGCGGCTTGTTGCCATAATGCCCAGAAAATGAGGGCACTGCCTTACTGAAAACCAAAAGGATCGTTAGGCAACACCTCAAATTACACTAAGATACAGATGTGGCTGGATAATCTGGGACGACACTGCTGGGGTACCTCACTTTGGGCAGCGATTTACCGCGCTGTTGGTACGgggagccgctgctgcagccaacTTGGGTCTGTTTGACGTCAGCCTTCGCTGTTTGGGAGCGCTCCGCTTTCCTCCACTTGGCCCTACGATTCTGGAACCAGACCTGGGACACGGAGCCCCATAAAGTAAATTGGAATAGTCACAGGAGGAaatgtccctctctctctctctgatgatGGTGGTCTAACCATGATTCTTTGAGGCGTGACACCGACTGAAGTAGCGAttgctttcctcttctctgcATCGGGATAATGATCCTCCTGGAACAGGCCCTCTAAGTGTTCCAGCTGATCTGCAGGAACGAACACACGGACACAGACATCCAGATTATTCCAGAATAACCCTGAGAACAATGTGAAGGGGCTGACAGTTCCTGTTACCGGTGCTGTAGAGTGTTCGCGACTTCTTCTTTGGTGCAAGAGGCTGTAGGCAGTCCATCACATCCAATCCAGGTAATAAAGAGAAGTTGAGggcccggccccggccccgagTGCTGTAGCGGATGGAGCGGCGAGTGGAGTAAACCTGGGTTATCTCCATCTGCACAAAAATGAATAAGAGTCAAATATTTAGTGTGTTTCTTTGACACAGGAGCAGAGTTTGGATGCTTTTCTACTGCGGTATATTTTACTGTAGAAGAGTGCTTAAGGATGACGAACAGTCCTTGTGTTTAATGTAATTATGGTTCTAAATGCGAGCAAACAGACTGTTCCCACCTCAAGAGGCTGAGGGCGTGGCTGTGGGAGGGTGTGGGGCAGCAGAGGGCTCAGAGGCCTTTTGGTCCCATGGAGCTGAGGAAGCGCAGGCTGGATGGAGACCGGCGGTTGTGAGGAGTACAACGTGGGAACAGGAGGGTCTGTGACCCCCGAGCCCATGTCGAGAGGATCAGAAAGGTCACAGCTGTTCAGCACTCCAACTGGAGGCTCTGACAAAGCCGAGCTGTCCTCGGAGCTCACTGCCAACATCTCCCGTGTTTGAACggtgtttttctcctcctgttgcTCACTAACCCTTTTGAAACATTTTCTGTTTCTCCCTCGTTCACTCAGCTTCCGtcctttcctctttctgctcctttttttcTCATCCGAACTCTTCctgtccttttcttcttcacggGTTTCTGTTCCCTGGTTGTTTTCAAACCCCTCGTCTACCTGCGCCTCCCCCACTTCCTGCCTCACCACCGTCTCTTCTGCCTCAGGTGCCGGCACGTTTGACTCAGCTTTCATTCctttcacctcctgctcctcttctcgaACCACCTCGTGCGCTGCCTCTTCACCATCCCTCTGTTGTAATACCTGCACCTCTTCTTCCATCCTCCTATTTCTTTGACTCTGGTCATTCTTGGATTCCACAGCCACCAGCTCCTCACAAAGAAGACTTGGACAATCTGTAACAGAATAGAGTGAAAGTTTTCTGTCCAGGGTCAGTAACCTGACATCTAGTCATCTTCTGCAAAAACAAGCCTGCCAAaatattcctgtttttattttcttctgagaATTACTTCAAATTATCTTGTGGAACTCCTGAGACTAGAATAGACTTTTAGGTTTTTGATATTAGGACGGATTAAAGTGAACAATCATGTTTTCTGTCCCTGATGTTCTCAGATTCTTAGCGCGATAACTATACTAAAAGTGAGGTTTGGCACCATCTTGTGGTGAGAAATGGTACTGCAAGAGCTAGTTTATCAGCTTTTTGGGGTGGATACATTAAAAAAGGTGCTCATAAGCATTATTCACCAATAATGGTAATTTAATCTTGCTGTAAGTTTTACTGAAAGCAACATTCAACCCCCATGGAGAACATTAAATGCAAACGCATTAATATGGAAAATAGAGAGTGCACAGCGTGAAAAGCCTGCTAAgaatttattttggttttttcttGTGTGCAGATTTCACctcctacacagctgactttgCTTGTATATGTTTTGAATGACATGAGCTCATGAATGTTACATACGTGACAGTCCagaataacaactctactacctTTGTTGTAAGTATGCAAAGCTACTAAATGAATAAGAATTGAATAAGATTTGAATAATATAGTGAATAAGATTTTCCCCAATGCACAAATCGTAGTTTTAAAAGGATGACTAACTGCAGGATGAAGGAAAGCAAGCAGTCGATTAGAGCAACCGTCATTAAACCAAATGAAACAATATATAGGCTTATACAA from Takifugu rubripes chromosome 12, fTakRub1.2, whole genome shotgun sequence harbors:
- the nobox gene encoding homeobox protein unc-4 homolog isoform X3; translated protein: MEEEVQVLQQRDGEEAAHEVVREEEQEVKGMKAESNVPAPEAEETVVRQEVGEAQVDEGFENNQGTETREEEKDRKSSDEKKRSRKRKGRKLSERGRNRKCFKRVSEQQEEKNTVQTREMLAVSSEDSSALSEPPVGVLNSCDLSDPLDMGSGVTDPPVPTLYSSQPPVSIQPALPQLHGTKRPLSPLLPHTLPQPRPQPLEMEITQVYSTRRSIRYSTRGRGRALNFSLLPGLDVMDCLQPLAPKKKSRTLYSTDQLEHLEGLFQEDHYPDAEKRKAIATSVGVTPQRIMVWFQNRRAKWRKAERSQTAKADVKQTQVGCSSGSPYQQRGKSLPKVSKAVPSFSGHYGNKPPQLSSAVPSFPTLSSQTFPSYSNLLPTVTSPAQSQVRDGGQNQISSQGVLAEYQPRPMHSPPPLRRASLPLFQTNYNPANPAPPLHNALAHTPPLFLDASEGGSSLHHRDSLLSLQTDTSSLFDFGEKFDYLTSSQQNNSLQYQFQSAYPTSQPQPQHQPQPSISRMTYLTPSPYLTPNAPESNPTSYLTFGPGGNSASLMTYSTGGHAYFQSQNTGQILLQSAGHHGGMAAYQSYPWGNMYSQTAIQQHAPCPPAFTANLGGAREHQPPASTTLPPLSFFPLGDPVPSLANPQGPSHAQTHTSSCTTTTSSAALPPVSTLRPPRLRAEITPTTAASLLPSQTSPASPESPPVPPCVKIEYDSPQEIHSHFHCDFSSIHF
- the nobox gene encoding homeobox protein unc-4 homolog isoform X2 gives rise to the protein MRVAMDECCDLTEEFDCPSLLCEELVAVESKNDQSQRNRRMEEEVQVLQQRDGEEAAHEVVREEEQEVKGMKAESNVPAPEAEETVVRQEVGEAQVDEGFENNQGTETREEEKDRKSSDEKKRSRKRKGRKLSERGRNRKCFKRVSEQQEEKNTVQTREMLAVSSEDSSALSEPPVGVLNSCDLSDPLDMGSGVTDPPVPTLYSSQPPVSIQPALPQLHGTKRPLSPLLPHTLPQPRPQPLEMEITQVYSTRRSIRYSTRGRGRALNFSLLPGLDVMDCLQPLAPKKKSRTLYSTDQLEHLEGLFQEDHYPDAEKRKAIATSVGVTPQRIMNRRAKWRKAERSQTAKADVKQTQVGCSSGSPYQQRGKSLPKVSKAVPSFSGHYGNKPPQLSSAVPSFPTLSSQTFPSYSNLLPTVTSPAQSQVRDGGQNQISSQGVLAEYQPRPMHSPPPLRRASLPLFQTNYNPANPAPPLHNALAHTPPLFLDASEGGSSLHHRDSLLSLQTDTSSLFDFGEKFDYLTSSQQNNSLQYQFQSAYPTSQPQPQHQPQPSISRMTYLTPSPYLTPNAPESNPTSYLTFGPGGNSASLMTYSTGGHAYFQSQNTGQILLQSAGHHGGMAAYQSYPWGNMYSQTAIQQHAPCPPAFTANLGGAREHQPPASTTLPPLSFFPLGDPVPSLANPQGPSHAQTHTSSCTTTTSSAALPPVSTLRPPRLRAEITPTTAASLLPSQTSPASPESPPVPPCVKIEYDSPQEIHSHFHCDFSSIHF
- the nobox gene encoding homeobox protein unc-4 homolog isoform X1, encoding MRVAMDECCDLTEEFDCPSLLCEELVAVESKNDQSQRNRRMEEEVQVLQQRDGEEAAHEVVREEEQEVKGMKAESNVPAPEAEETVVRQEVGEAQVDEGFENNQGTETREEEKDRKSSDEKKRSRKRKGRKLSERGRNRKCFKRVSEQQEEKNTVQTREMLAVSSEDSSALSEPPVGVLNSCDLSDPLDMGSGVTDPPVPTLYSSQPPVSIQPALPQLHGTKRPLSPLLPHTLPQPRPQPLEMEITQVYSTRRSIRYSTRGRGRALNFSLLPGLDVMDCLQPLAPKKKSRTLYSTDQLEHLEGLFQEDHYPDAEKRKAIATSVGVTPQRIMVWFQNRRAKWRKAERSQTAKADVKQTQVGCSSGSPYQQRGKSLPKVSKAVPSFSGHYGNKPPQLSSAVPSFPTLSSQTFPSYSNLLPTVTSPAQSQVRDGGQNQISSQGVLAEYQPRPMHSPPPLRRASLPLFQTNYNPANPAPPLHNALAHTPPLFLDASEGGSSLHHRDSLLSLQTDTSSLFDFGEKFDYLTSSQQNNSLQYQFQSAYPTSQPQPQHQPQPSISRMTYLTPSPYLTPNAPESNPTSYLTFGPGGNSASLMTYSTGGHAYFQSQNTGQILLQSAGHHGGMAAYQSYPWGNMYSQTAIQQHAPCPPAFTANLGGAREHQPPASTTLPPLSFFPLGDPVPSLANPQGPSHAQTHTSSCTTTTSSAALPPVSTLRPPRLRAEITPTTAASLLPSQTSPASPESPPVPPCVKIEYDSPQEIHSHFHCDFSSIHF